TCACTCCAAATAGCACATAGCTCCGCTGTATCAGCATGTCTGGGGAGTGTGTGAAATGTTGAGAGAGGAGAGTTGGGGTCGTATGCAGAAAACAGAAAGCGAGGGTTTAGTATCTAGGTTTGTATGCACCGTAAAGTTGGCTTGATGGTAAAGGGATCTACTGTTCGAATACCGAAGGACGAATAGAAAGGGGCTAGATAGGACACACGGACGTGAGAAATGAAACCTCGCAGGACTACTGTTAGATGTGAACGCATTCTTGAACGTATCACTTCAAATGTGTCAaattgattatgtaagaAGAGTACCAAATCGGTACGTATTAATAGAGTGTCGACAGGCTTAATCTTCTCCGGATTAAcacattgaaaaatgcaGATGGTGAGCTGGCCTTCGCTTGGTTGAATAACGTCTCCTGCTCAATTTCACTGAATCATCGTTTCAGCGTCGGATGAAATGCTTCGTTTTAGGTGGCACACCTACCTCACCTCCTACCTGCCCCACCAAAATGCTTTGGAACGCGCTTTAACAGATTCCATACTGATGATATACAATGCTGATAAGTTATACTCCAGCAATAGCCAACAAGTCATAGAAGAGCTTGGTTCTATTAAAACTTacttgtttgaaaaatgcaATGAACTCCACAACTCCCAAAGAAAGTGGCGAGTTCCCAAGATCGACGATCccatttttggagaattCATTCTATTGCAAGAGAAACCCAGCACGAACTTGACGGGCATCCTCCTTGCGGGTCCTCTGATACGGAATAGTCAGTCTTCTACTGTATTGGCTCTATGTCTGGAAGTTTTGCATGGGGTATTGCTCCTGCACCCTCCCTCCAGGGACTACTTTACCCAAGTACACAACATGGAAATGATGATTTCATTCTTAAAATCCGAGTCTGGAGATGTTGTCAATGCCGCAGTTCAATGTCAGGTAGCTATCCTGGTTCGAAATGTGTTGAACTTTAGACTTTCTGAAGCTCTGGATGGTCCCAAGATCATCTGCGAACTGCTAAATAGTCCAGCAACTTTACGAACtacgaagatgaagatcCTAGaattcttgttcttttACTTGATTCCAGAGGAAGGGACATTAGACGGCGTATCCTCTGAGAACCACAAGAACACTAAAGAGAAAGCAGAGATTCTGAAAAAGTATTTGAGGAATGTAGATGGATTGGTTGAGGAGTTGATGAGAAGCAAACCTTTTGGGGAAATGGACATACAGTGGTAGTATATAATGGTTATAGTTAAATTAGGAGCGTGAGTTAGGAAGAGACACTTTGAATATTCTGAGGAAAGGATGGTCTGGTGAAATGACTTTTAGTAGGACGTTACGTAAACATCTTTTTTCTAGGTAAGCGAAATGTCAGAGATACCTTTCGAATCATTCGTTTCTAGCCCTCCCTCTATAAGCATAAAAATGATCTCTGCCCTTCTTATATTCAATTCTAAGGGAGAAGTACTGATCAACtccattttgaaaaataacGTTAAAAGAAGCTTATCGGATGTATTCAGAGTTCAGGTCATAAACAACTTCGACATCAGATCACCAATTCTAACGCTGGGCTCGACATCTTTCATACACACAAAGTATGAAGATCTTTGGTTTGTAAGTGTTACCAGATCCAACGTTGATAGCTCAATATTAATCGAGTTTATGTACAAGTTTATTGATATTCTGAGACAATATGTTGGATACAAAGAGGACACTTACCCAAACTGCATAGTTTTAAACGAAGACTGTATCAGGGATAATTTCATAATTATTAATGAACTGATAGATCATATGCTGCAGTTTGGCTATCCGGTTGAAACAGACATTTCAGTGTTGAGGAATCTTACCTCTCAAAAACCTAACCATGACATAATTGATTTCGTGGAGAATAAAAGCCCTCTAAAAAGGAATAAGACAGTGAGTAAAATAAACTTAGGACTTCAGAGTTGGAGACCTTCGGGTATAAAATACAAAAAGAACGAAGTGTATGTTGACATTATCGAAAAAGTCAATTTGATGGTATCTTCTACTGGTACCATACTAGGCTCGGATATTGATGGAGTTATCCAACTAAACGCAAGTCTTTCGGGTATCCCTGAATGCCATCTACGATTGGACGATGCGGCAGAGATTCAAGATTGTAAATTCCATCAATGCGTGAATCTAACAACTTATGATCAAACGGGTGATGTCAAGTTCGTTCCACCAGATGGAGAGTTTCAACTGATGTCCTACAAAATATCTGAGCCCAGAATCCCATTCCTAGTCCTGGCATCAATTACAGATTATCCCAATGACAATTCACGAAAATACAACGTTACTATTAAATCCAAGTTCCCATCTCACCTCATTGCAAATGAAGTGGAAGTGACTATACCTACGCCAAATTCTATCAAAGTTGAGTCATTCACAAGCACAAGTGGAAAGTTAAAGCctaaacttgaagaagggGTTGCATTATGGACAACTGACAAATTTCCTGGAGGAGAAACTGAACAATCGGCCTCAATAACAGTCAAAGTAGGGAACTTGAAATCAGTAGACCTACCCCCTCTCAGTCTCCAGTTTAGCATACCCAATTACTCAACCTTTGAGTCGATGAtaaaatttttcaaagtacaTGAACAGTCTGGTTATAAAACCACGAAATACGTCCGCTATTTCACCAAGGCTGGTTCATATGATATTAGATATTAATTATAGACACTTCCAACATCTTGTACTCATTAATCGCGAATTAGAGGTACTTTTCTTGTAAGACAGAAATACATCAAAGCTACCACTTAATAGCTTCGAAATGAGGGATCTTATAGTGCTGAGTGGCTCCTCAAATCCACAACTGACGGCCAGGATCTGTAAACAGCTAGGTGTTCCCAAAGGTGAAGTTATATCTACGAAATTTGCGAACGGTGAGACCTCTGTCACTGTAGTTGATTCAGtgagagaaaaagatgtATATATCGTCCAATCTGGCTGTGGTCACACAAACGACAACTTCTTTGAGTTACTGATCATGATATCGGCTTGCAAGACTGCCTCTGCGAAACGGGTGACAGCAGTGcttcctctttttccttACTCCCGTCAGCCAGATCTTCCGTACAACAAGAATGGTTACTCAGTAAACGGAAAGAGAGAATTTGATAGCTCTCCAGGAACTCCAATTCCAAATAGCACTGCCAGTGAATCCACTGATTATCTGACCTCTAGTGTCGTTAAGGATACCTCTAATGACATGCGCAAGTCAACGCTCATTAACCAACCAGTTCCTACTCCAACTGcctcatcatcgtcttccCTTTTGAACAATAATAATACAGACGATAGTCCAACATATAAGGAATGGATTGCTCAGTCTGGAACTTTGGTTGCCAACTTATTAACCACTGCAGGTGCTGATCATATTATTACCATGGATCTGCATGACCCTCAATTTCaaggtttctttgatatCCCAGTCGATAATTTGTACTCAAAGCCGCTGTTGCAGCATTATATTGCTAACAACATTCCGGATTTCCAGAAcgctgttgttgtttctcCCGATTCTGGTGGTGCTAAGAGAGCTATTGCCGTTGCTGACCAATTGGGTATGTCCTTTGCTTTAATTCACAAGGAGCGTAGATACAGGAAACTGATCAACCCGACTACGCTTGACCAATCTCTTTTGATAAGCTCCACCATCACTCCATCTAATAGTAATAAAGTCATTGCCACCACCATGTTGGTAGGTGACGTGGCTGGAAAAGTATGTGTTCTTATTGATGATTTAGTCGACACATCCTATACAATTACCAGGGCGGCATCCTTATTGAAGGATCAGGGAGCCACATATGTATATGCATTAGTCACACATGGTGTGTTTTCAGGAGATGCAATCAATAGAATCAACGACTCAGCTATTGATAAGATCATCACCACTACATCGACTCCACAGGATGGTCATGCGAAGCAACTTGGTACTAAGCTAGAAGTCCTTGATGTTTCAAGGATTCTTGCAGAAGCAATTAGAAGGATTAACAATGGAGAATCGGTATCTATGTTGTTTGAACATGGATGGTGATAATTGTTGAACTCTATATAAAGTAATAATGGAACTATTTATCGTCACTCCTCTCGTCATCGTCAGTCACCAAATGGTGTTGATGATCGTCTGTTTTTATAAGCTTGTAGTTATTGGAAGATTGAGAGTCATCTGCAATCTCATAATGGCAGTAATCAATACTTCTAAACCAGACATCATCCAATATCTCCTCCACAGATATTCTTCTTGCAGGGTCCAACTCAAGCATCCTCGAAATAAGTCTACGGCTGGAGTGAGGTAACAATCTGAATAATCTGTAAGGACCTTGGATTTTGGCCTCTTTGGctttatcttcttcattgaGATAGTTTCCATCAAGGTCTGTGTTGGGTGTGGCACAGAAGTTTCTGAATGAAGACTCTGAACTCCTAGGAATCTTCCAAGGAAATCTCTTTAGAGCCATACAACAATAAATAATGGCTATGGACCAGATATCCACAGGTCTTGGGTCATATGcttttgtttgaaatacttcAGGGGCTAGGTATGGGTCAGATCCAACAATTCCTTTAGCTTTGATGATAGTATTGTCATAATCGTACCTGAAAACAGTGGCAGATCCAAAATCAATAATTTTTAAAATTCCACTCTCGTTGACAACGCAGTTGTCCAACTTGAGATCCCTATGGGTTAATCCTTTTGAATGTATGTAGCTGACACCATTGACTATTTGTCGAAAATAGCATGCAATCTCGTGTTTAGTCATTAATCCCGACAtcaccaaattgaaaaaatcgTAAGGTATATACTCCATGACGACCAAGAAGGATtttccatcttcaattAGATCATAAGTTTCAATGATATTCTGATGGGTCAAGCTTGAAGCTATCAAAAATTCGCCTTGCACTTTCTTTCGATAATCATAGGTGGTTTCTCTATCTGATTTAGCTTTAAACTGCTTGACAGCAAACATTTTGTGGTCGGAAGGTCTTTCAGTAATTGAGACGGAACCTCCAGCTCCTGTCCCTAATAATCTTCCGGGGATACCATACTTCTGGATCAGCTCGTCCATGTCGTCCGCGCCAAAGAATCCGCCGTCCGAAACGTGTTGATTGAAATCGGGTGTAGAAGCCCCAGATGCTACAACTTTCTCATGCTTAGCCTTGGAATGCTTAACTTTGGTGGGAGGTTTGAGAacattcttgaagaatcgTTTTAACTTAGTGGACGAGCTGTTGGGAGAGTTGTCACTACTGATGCTGCTCTCGCCTTTGCTTGATCTACTCATTCTTGGTGATAATAAGGAGCTACGATTatttttctccaatttcTCGCTACTattgttcttcaattcttttaaCTTGTGGTGtaatttctttcttcctgAAAATAGGTTGGAAAAGCTCTCAGAGCTCTTAGAAGTCTTAAGATCCGACGCAACTGCAGGGTGGTCCTCAACCGTCAAGTGGTTCATCTGGTTAGCAAGATTCTCCTTCGAGTTCGGCATATTCTTGTGAATTGAATCAAAAAATCtaaagagttcaaagaatgCAAAAGCTTTGCAAGAGTGTATCGAAACGAAAGTGAAGAAAGATCAAGTGACTTTGGAAACGCTGGGTTCAGTTTTCAGAATGGGCAAAGGGAAGGCTGACTAATTGGGAGATGCCAACCTATGTAATGCAATATAACTTTAAGCTGAAATGCGAAGCAGTTGAGAGATCTAACTAATTTCAGAATCCGGCTTTGAAATGATGACTCGTTGATAATGGTATTTCTCG
This window of the Komagataella phaffii GS115 chromosome 2, complete sequence genome carries:
- a CDS encoding Mu2-like subunit of the clathrin associated protein complex (AP-2) → MISALLIFNSKGEVLINSILKNNVKRSLSDVFRVQVINNFDIRSPILTLGSTSFIHTKYEDLWFVSVTRSNVDSSILIEFMYKFIDILRQYVGYKEDTYPNCIVLNEDCIRDNFIIINELIDHMLQFGYPVETDISVLRNLTSQKPNHDIIDFVENKSPLKRNKTVSKINLGLQSWRPSGIKYKKNEVYVDIIEKVNLMVSSTGTILGSDIDGVIQLNASLSGIPECHLRLDDAAEIQDCKFHQCVNLTTYDQTGDVKFVPPDGEFQLMSYKISEPRIPFLVLASITDYPNDNSRKYNVTIKSKFPSHLIANEVEVTIPTPNSIKVESFTSTSGKLKPKLEEGVALWTTDKFPGGETEQSASITVKVGNLKSVDLPPLSLQFSIPNYSTFESMIKFFKVHEQSGYKTTKYVRYFTKAGSYDIRY
- a CDS encoding 5-phospho-ribosyl-1(alpha)-pyrophosphate synthetase, synthesizes PRPP; this encodes MRDLIVLSGSSNPQLTARICKQLGVPKGEVISTKFANGETSVTVVDSVREKDVYIVQSGCGHTNDNFFELLIMISACKTASAKRVTAVLPLFPYSRQPDLPYNKNGYSVNGKREFDSSPGTPIPNSTASESTDYLTSSVVKDTSNDMRKSTLINQPVPTPTASSSSSLLNNNNTDDSPTYKEWIAQSGTLVANLLTTAGADHIITMDLHDPQFQGFFDIPVDNLYSKPLLQHYIANNIPDFQNAVVVSPDSGGAKRAIAVADQLGMSFALIHKERRYRKLINPTTLDQSLLISSTITPSNSNKVIATTMLVGDVAGKVCVLIDDLVDTSYTITRAASLLKDQGATYVYALVTHGVFSGDAINRINDSAIDKIITTTSTPQDGHAKQLGTKLEVLDVSRILAEAIRRINNGESVSMLFEHGW